The nucleotide window TCGGCGCCGGTGTTGATGCCGAGGGCCCGCATGCGCTCGGCGGTGCGCGGGCCCACGCCGTGGAACCGGTCGATGGGGAGCTGAGCCAGGAAGTCGAGCGCCTCCTCCGGCCTGATGACCGTAAGCCCGTCCGGCTTGCGGAGCCCCGAGGCGACCTTGGCCAGGAACTTCCCACCTGCCACCCCGGCGGACGCCGTCAGGCCCGTCTCGTTCAGGATGTCGGCCTTGATGGCGCGGGCCAGCAGCGTTCCGGAGGGCGGTCCGCGCAGCGGCTCGGTCACGTCCAGGTACGCCTCGTCGAGCGCGAGCGGCTCGACCAGCGCCGTGTAGCGGCGGAACACCGCCCTGACCTGCGCCGACACCTGGCGGTAGACGTCGAAGCGCGGCGGCACCACGACGAGTTCCGGGCACAGGGCCAACGCCCGCCGCATCGGCAGCGCCGAGCGTACCCCGTAGCGCCGCGCCTCGTACGACGCGGCCGCCACCACCGCCCGGTCACCCGACCCGCCGACGGCGACGGGGCGGCCCCGCAGGGCAGGCGCGTCGCGCTGCTCCACGGAGGCGAAGAAGGCGTCCATGTCGACGTGGACGATCTTCCGCGGTGAGGCACCCACCTTTGATCAGGCCCTGCCCGGACCGGCCCGCCTCAGGCGCCGCATGACCGCGAGCGTCAGGCGGGCGTCGTCCACGCTCGTGTGGGACTGTCCTCCCCCCACCAGCACGCCCTCGATCTGCGCCGCCCGCTCGAGGCGCAGCGAGCCGCGCACGCCGCGGACCGCCGAGTACGTGCGCATGGCGCACTCGAAGCCCCCGACGGCGCTGGTCAACCGCCACCGCCTGGTCGACTGCGCCACCATGCGTTCATCGAAAGGGGCGTTCCATGCGAAGACGCGCCGCCCCTCGAGGTGGCGTTCCAACTCGATCATCACCTCCGGCCAGGAGGGGGCCCCGCGG belongs to Trueperaceae bacterium and includes:
- the dinB gene encoding DNA polymerase IV; this translates as MGASPRKIVHVDMDAFFASVEQRDAPALRGRPVAVGGSGDRAVVAAASYEARRYGVRSALPMRRALALCPELVVVPPRFDVYRQVSAQVRAVFRRYTALVEPLALDEAYLDVTEPLRGPPSGTLLARAIKADILNETGLTASAGVAGGKFLAKVASGLRKPDGLTVIRPEEALDFLAQLPIDRFHGVGPRTAERMRALGINTGADLRARAVDELERHFGKAGRFFHQVANGVDDRPVDPHRERKSIGSETTLERDLETRAALEPILSALCHDVAGHLRRHGLVARTVVVKLRFSDFKTVTRSRTLPAAVGDVEALQAAASRLAFEVDRPRLPVRLLGVSVAHLAIAGSVAVQARLPFPPSEPRPPHL